The DNA segment CGGGATAGATGCCGATTCCGATGCTGGCGATGCCGGTGATGGCCAGCGCCAGTCCCAGGCCGGGCGCGATACGGACCGGCTCGGCGTCGGCGGCCGGGCGCATGAACATGGCGTTGGCGATGCGCAGGTAGTAGTACGCGGCCACCGCCACGTAGATTACGGCCAGCATCGCCAGGGCGTAGTGTCCGGTCTCGATAAGCGAGAGGAAGATGAAATATTTTCCGTAGAAACCGGCCAGCGGTGGGATGCCGGCGAGCGAGAGCAGGAAGGCCAGCATGAGCAGCGCCGAGGTGGGCGCCTTGAAGAAAAGTCCGGCGATGTCGTCCAACTCGTCGCCGATGATGTTCTGCCGTCGCAGCGAGGTGATCACCGCGAACGCGCCCAGGTTCATGAACAGATAGACCAGCAGATAAACCAGGATGCCTTTGATGCCGGTCCAACTCACCTGGGTGGGCGAGCCCGCGATCAGACCCAGCAGCATGTATCCCACGTGGGCGATGGAGGAGTAGGCGAACAGTCGCTTGAGGTTGGTCTGGGTCAACGCCGCCAGGTTGCCGCCGGTCATGGTGGCGATGGCGACGAAGACCAGCAGGGGGACGTACAGCGGACGCAGCGGCCCGAGGCCGTTGAGGAAGATGCGCAGCAGCAGCGCCCAGGCCGCCGACTTTCCCGCTACCGACATAAATCCGGTGATGCTGGTGGGCGCGCCTTCGTATGCGTCCGGCGCCCACTGGTGGAAAGGCACGGCGGCGATCTTGAAGAACAGTCCGGCAGAAGTAGTCAGCAGCGCCAGGATGGCGACCGGGTCGTGGGTCAGGTCTTTTTGGCCCAGCGCGAAGGCGATCCCCTGCAGGTTGGTGCTGCCGCTCAATCCGTACAGCAGCGAGAGCCCATAGGCCAGGATGCCGCTAGAGAAGGCTCCCAGCAGCAGATACTTGAGCGCGGCTTCGTTGGAGCGGCGGTCTCGCCGCAGGAATCCCACCAGAATGTAGGTGGAGAGCGCCATCAGCTCCAGCCCGATGAACAGCAGGATGAGGTCGTAACCCGCGGCCATGGCCATCATCCCCACCACCGAGAACAGGATGAGCGCGTAGAACTCGCCGTGGTGCTCCTTCTCGACCTCCAGATAGTGCACCGACATGAGGATGGAGATGGCCGCCGCCCCCAGAAACAGGTAGAAGAAGAAGATGGCGAAGGGATCCACCACCAGCGAGCCGCCGAAGGCGCGCAGACCCGCCAGTCCCATGCCGCTCCGCTGGAGTTCGACCGCCGCCACCCCGGACATCACGATCTGGATGCGGTACACGGCGACCGCCGAGAACACCAGGCCCATCAGCGCCGCCCAGGCATTCAGCGACTTCCACTCTTCGGGCAGCATCAGGTCGAGCAGCAGGATGGCCAGGGCGAAAACGGTCAGCAGCAACATGGGCAGCGCCAGCACGTATTCCATGCTGGTGAAAACGCCGCTGGCTGCGCCCCAGATCATCTAGCGCTTCCCTTTCTCGTCGGCCGCGGCCACGCTCAGCGAAGGAGCGTTCACGGGATAGTCCGGCCGCACCGTCTTCACGATCTGGTTCACCGGCTGCTCCAGGATCTGGAAAAAGGGCTTGGGATAGATTCCGATGACGAACGCCAGAACAACC comes from the Terriglobales bacterium genome and includes:
- a CDS encoding NADH-quinone oxidoreductase subunit N — encoded protein: MIWGAASGVFTSMEYVLALPMLLLTVFALAILLLDLMLPEEWKSLNAWAALMGLVFSAVAVYRIQIVMSGVAAVELQRSGMGLAGLRAFGGSLVVDPFAIFFFYLFLGAAAISILMSVHYLEVEKEHHGEFYALILFSVVGMMAMAAGYDLILLFIGLELMALSTYILVGFLRRDRRSNEAALKYLLLGAFSSGILAYGLSLLYGLSGSTNLQGIAFALGQKDLTHDPVAILALLTTSAGLFFKIAAVPFHQWAPDAYEGAPTSITGFMSVAGKSAAWALLLRIFLNGLGPLRPLYVPLLVFVAIATMTGGNLAALTQTNLKRLFAYSSIAHVGYMLLGLIAGSPTQVSWTGIKGILVYLLVYLFMNLGAFAVITSLRRQNIIGDELDDIAGLFFKAPTSALLMLAFLLSLAGIPPLAGFYGKYFIFLSLIETGHYALAMLAVIYVAVAAYYYLRIANAMFMRPAADAEPVRIAPGLGLALAITGIASIGIGIYPDPLLRAVNWSLHIVQTPAAATLLR